One genomic segment of Amycolatopsis sp. WQ 127309 includes these proteins:
- a CDS encoding VOC family protein: MNDKPQLRQVQHPVADVGAAVEFYAAAFGFAEKFTDGDRYAALDAGGITLALAGPAEDVTGGVPAASIKVPDVAAAVDAVVRAGGVVVRPAERGPHETRAVVRDPWGNALIVYGPA, from the coding sequence ATGAACGACAAGCCGCAGCTGCGGCAGGTGCAGCACCCGGTCGCCGACGTCGGGGCGGCGGTCGAGTTCTACGCCGCCGCTTTCGGCTTCGCCGAGAAGTTCACCGACGGCGACCGGTACGCGGCGCTCGACGCCGGTGGCATCACGCTGGCCCTCGCCGGGCCGGCGGAAGACGTCACCGGCGGCGTGCCCGCGGCGTCGATCAAGGTGCCCGACGTCGCGGCGGCCGTCGACGCCGTGGTGCGCGCCGGTGGCGTGGTCGTGCGCCCGGCCGAGCGCGGGCCCCACGAAACCCGCGCCGTGGTGCGGGATCCGTGGGGCAACGCGCTCATCGTGTACGGCCCGGCCTGA
- a CDS encoding LamG domain-containing protein, with protein MRLRRLACAATITALVASMATILVLDGGSPPPPAPVTQAPDQASAKLAAFRQGTRVEVLDQRTPTRAVFANPAGGMTAELTAVPTRVRRGDSWVPVDVTMHRRADGTVGPEAAVGELTLSGGGPAGALLTLRRDGHFLELTWPGPLPAPRLSAATATYPEVLPGVDLVLIAGPNGYQQQLVVKTAEAAKNPALASIRLAVRTDGLTLKVDGAGSVHAAAAGGGDVFAAPPSTMWDAKGRTAKVAVSTADGALTLSPDRAALTGAGVAYPVTIDPNMVTFDKNAWATVLSGKSNQSYWWTSGSPPWAQVGQCYEDGWCEGIGEAQTYFQYDTGFLAGKTITQASLDTTVVFSPNCSGRTHRLHLANGQISPETTWNVRPGSRWYREFTAPGAYNPGGCGDFKTVGVNVADMIDTGGVTTFFLTAADSGDQIAWRKYDPGATKVVVTYNQAPDAPSDLATDPPLPAPCKWCGGARYLAGDDLRLIARLSDPDQDLVEPQWDIWRDGVLERRLGNGFQSSGAFHDTVVDLKGLRDGTGVDWVVRGSDGKASGPETHGTGAFYVDRVGFTDQQVPNVSAVLYQPDNRWHGGTGVPDTFTFTANNVGDVDHYLYGWQDPPATPVDAQSLGGPASVRLTPPGDGPRELFVQSVDRGGHRSKSQVHRFYVRPGNGPLAQWSFEGNAKDSAHLGDHHGTLAGAATYTSGGAAGSAVHLDGVAAQVSAPNAVRTDTSFSVATWLKLDRLPAAGTGFTAVSQDGGRLSGFLLGYRDEGGGKWEFTLPAADTAQRPAGESVRANVAASAGTWTHVAATYDSQAKQIRLYVNGVLAGTQARTSGFNATGPLAIGRGMWAGAPADFWPGSVDETQLYDRVLSAPEIAAQVGASGVQVAHWKFEERGGSTAVNAVEGAPDGVLDNGAAFVANGAVGGGIKLDGVDDSVSAAGPVVRTDQSFSVAVQVKLDRADAGTYTVLSQDGERICGFCLQYQGNRWQFIFPGSDADSPAEYFWVAGASPPKAGEWTALVGTYDASTRKIRLYVDGALAGESTRTTAWQALRSFRIGRAMIRAEQRQAFPGTLDEVRVYNRAIGEDEVRGIVSRDNVTAGTWRLDGTAVDANGKLPGVLNGGPDWSAGQTNSPDPADLAVQLNGTGAHVSTPTAVHTDQSFSVAAWARADKTGAPATILSQDGTKVSGFALQATADRWAFTAMPSDGTAAGDQALGGTVQAGVWTHLAGVYSKDRKQLDLYVNGVLAGSAAHTTAFDATGGFQIGRGKRAGANADFFAGAVDDVSVYSRALFAGEVATMAGQDLSLGHNWTMDEGSGTTTGDAVGPRQATLRNGATFTAGRIGNAVKLDGVDDVVTTTGVDVRTDGSFTVSAWVNLEGTTCDFATETSCFTSAVSLDAGDGKPFDKFRLGYVEDTAGHDGNWTFEMPERDGTVTKAAVAAEPGELCRPGEQCKWVHLTGVYDVGARAIWVYVNGNRKDDGTLLTSWPGTGGLQIGGGKAIGEQPKSWRGGVDDVRIYSGALTADRVSALVRSYPLPGGPATLPVADAGAWKFDENTGTTVADSSGRAKTATLKGGAGWFAGRIDSTGWFDGTSGYAETAGPVVDTKGSFSVAGWAFLTDGARNATVLGQDANQVSAFQVRYDAATKKWAAVVALADQANAGSVVLVSSEQAQLNDWAHLALVYDVRLAQLRLYVNGALSAVQVGVTVQDATGRFAVGRARVNGTTADYFPRGVDDVRAYGRALTDGEVRRVHDEAPAAVHGFWRFDDGTARDYSWRQNPTTLSSAGTSFAPGVFGKALELDGVGGAARSTNVGVPMRDSFTVSAWAKLTRTDKVATVLAQDGVRRSGFALQYRPEVDRWMFGAATSDTDTAPLVYANSLQPPTVGAWTHLSGVYDYAARQLRLYVNGQLVGTKDNVLLWVAGGGLTIGRGRDKGATTEYFPGLIDEVTTDKGVRPADSIRLAGTFQPPSGGQLGRFVNDAGERYTARSATGSDAPFAGAPAGFRFDRPLGVALGGPGADTVPLYTCRGPAGPFTSAEPGCEGQPKIGALGWAYATPPADVATVPLRRCLDGSARFDSTDVACEGRATDRVLGHVAAYTPLTRYFHDLSGQHYASSLGAPPGFRYGRSLGLLATTDQPGTEPLLSCTDAAGQFVTQDPGCEGKGTGVPVGRVFTQPPPGLAGRPLYKCAVAGGIRFTSVVANCEGQTVLGQLGYALTTLPGPSAP; from the coding sequence GTGCGACTACGTCGGTTGGCGTGCGCGGCGACGATCACCGCGCTGGTGGCGTCGATGGCCACGATCCTGGTCCTGGACGGCGGGAGTCCGCCGCCACCGGCACCGGTCACCCAGGCGCCCGACCAGGCTTCGGCGAAGCTGGCGGCGTTCCGGCAGGGCACCCGGGTCGAGGTGCTCGACCAGCGGACCCCGACCCGGGCGGTCTTCGCGAACCCCGCCGGCGGGATGACCGCCGAGCTCACGGCCGTCCCCACCCGGGTGCGCCGGGGCGACTCCTGGGTGCCGGTCGACGTGACGATGCACCGCCGGGCCGACGGCACCGTCGGTCCGGAAGCCGCGGTGGGCGAGCTGACCCTGTCCGGTGGCGGCCCGGCGGGTGCACTGCTGACCCTGCGGCGCGACGGGCACTTCCTGGAGCTGACCTGGCCGGGCCCGCTTCCCGCACCACGGCTCTCGGCGGCCACGGCGACCTATCCCGAGGTCCTGCCGGGGGTCGACCTCGTGCTGATCGCCGGCCCGAACGGCTACCAGCAGCAGCTGGTGGTCAAGACCGCCGAAGCGGCGAAGAACCCCGCGCTCGCGTCGATCCGGCTGGCGGTGCGCACCGACGGCCTGACCCTGAAGGTCGACGGCGCCGGCTCGGTGCACGCGGCCGCCGCGGGTGGTGGTGACGTCTTCGCCGCGCCGCCGTCGACCATGTGGGACGCGAAGGGCAGGACCGCGAAGGTCGCGGTGTCCACAGCGGACGGCGCGCTCACCCTGTCCCCGGACCGGGCGGCGCTCACCGGTGCCGGCGTCGCCTACCCGGTGACGATCGACCCGAACATGGTGACGTTCGACAAGAACGCGTGGGCCACCGTGCTGTCCGGCAAGAGCAACCAGTCCTACTGGTGGACGAGCGGGTCGCCGCCGTGGGCCCAGGTCGGCCAGTGCTACGAAGACGGCTGGTGCGAGGGGATCGGCGAGGCGCAGACCTACTTCCAGTACGACACCGGGTTCCTGGCCGGCAAGACGATCACCCAGGCGAGCCTCGACACCACGGTCGTCTTCAGCCCCAACTGTTCGGGCCGGACCCACCGGCTGCACCTGGCCAACGGGCAGATCAGCCCGGAGACGACCTGGAACGTCCGGCCGGGCAGCCGGTGGTACCGGGAGTTCACCGCGCCCGGCGCGTACAACCCGGGCGGCTGCGGTGACTTCAAGACGGTGGGCGTGAACGTCGCCGACATGATCGACACCGGCGGCGTCACGACCTTCTTCCTGACGGCCGCGGACTCCGGCGACCAGATCGCCTGGCGCAAGTACGACCCGGGGGCGACCAAGGTCGTGGTGACGTACAACCAGGCGCCCGACGCGCCGTCCGACCTGGCCACCGACCCGCCGCTGCCCGCGCCGTGCAAGTGGTGCGGCGGCGCGCGCTACCTGGCCGGCGACGACCTCCGGCTGATCGCCCGGCTGTCGGACCCCGACCAGGACCTGGTCGAACCGCAGTGGGACATCTGGCGTGACGGCGTCCTGGAACGCCGCCTGGGCAACGGTTTCCAGAGCTCCGGGGCCTTCCACGACACGGTCGTCGACCTGAAGGGACTGCGGGACGGCACCGGCGTCGACTGGGTGGTGCGGGGTAGCGACGGCAAGGCGTCCGGCCCGGAAACGCACGGGACCGGGGCGTTCTACGTCGACCGCGTGGGGTTCACCGACCAGCAGGTACCGAACGTCTCGGCCGTGCTCTACCAGCCGGACAACCGCTGGCACGGCGGGACCGGGGTGCCGGACACGTTCACCTTCACCGCCAACAACGTCGGCGACGTCGACCACTACCTCTACGGCTGGCAGGATCCGCCGGCCACGCCGGTGGACGCCCAGTCGCTCGGCGGCCCGGCCAGCGTCCGGCTGACGCCGCCCGGCGACGGGCCCCGTGAGCTGTTCGTGCAGAGCGTCGACCGCGGCGGGCACCGCAGCAAGTCCCAGGTGCACCGCTTCTACGTGCGGCCGGGCAACGGCCCGCTCGCCCAGTGGTCCTTCGAAGGCAACGCGAAGGACAGCGCGCACCTCGGCGACCACCACGGCACGCTGGCCGGCGCCGCCACTTATACCTCGGGCGGGGCCGCGGGTTCGGCGGTGCACCTCGACGGCGTGGCCGCGCAGGTGTCGGCGCCGAACGCGGTCCGCACCGACACGAGCTTCTCGGTGGCCACCTGGCTGAAGCTCGACCGGCTCCCCGCGGCCGGCACCGGCTTCACCGCGGTGTCCCAGGACGGCGGCCGGCTCAGCGGGTTCCTGCTCGGCTACCGCGACGAAGGCGGCGGCAAGTGGGAGTTCACACTGCCCGCCGCGGACACCGCGCAACGCCCGGCGGGGGAGAGCGTCCGCGCGAACGTGGCGGCGTCCGCGGGCACGTGGACCCACGTGGCCGCCACCTACGACTCCCAGGCCAAGCAGATCCGCCTGTACGTCAACGGGGTGCTCGCCGGGACACAGGCCCGGACGAGCGGGTTCAACGCGACCGGGCCGCTGGCGATCGGCCGCGGCATGTGGGCCGGCGCCCCGGCCGACTTCTGGCCGGGCTCGGTCGACGAAACGCAGCTCTACGACCGGGTGCTGAGCGCCCCCGAGATCGCGGCCCAGGTGGGCGCGAGCGGAGTGCAGGTCGCGCACTGGAAGTTCGAGGAACGCGGCGGCAGCACGGCCGTCAACGCGGTCGAGGGAGCGCCCGACGGCGTCCTGGACAACGGCGCGGCCTTCGTCGCGAACGGTGCCGTGGGCGGCGGGATCAAGCTCGACGGCGTCGACGACTCGGTGTCGGCCGCGGGCCCGGTCGTGCGCACGGACCAGAGTTTCTCGGTGGCCGTGCAGGTGAAGCTCGACCGGGCGGACGCGGGCACCTACACCGTGCTCAGCCAGGACGGCGAGCGGATCTGCGGGTTCTGCCTGCAGTACCAGGGGAACCGGTGGCAGTTCATCTTCCCGGGGTCCGACGCGGACAGCCCGGCCGAGTACTTCTGGGTGGCCGGGGCGTCGCCGCCGAAGGCCGGTGAGTGGACGGCTCTCGTCGGCACCTACGACGCGTCGACCCGCAAGATCCGGCTGTACGTGGACGGCGCCCTCGCCGGGGAGTCGACCCGCACGACGGCGTGGCAGGCGCTGCGGTCGTTCCGGATCGGCCGGGCGATGATCCGGGCCGAGCAGCGGCAGGCGTTCCCCGGCACCCTCGACGAGGTCCGGGTGTACAACCGGGCGATCGGCGAGGACGAGGTGCGCGGGATCGTCAGCCGCGACAACGTCACGGCGGGCACCTGGCGGCTGGACGGGACCGCCGTGGACGCGAACGGGAAGCTTCCCGGTGTCCTCAACGGCGGCCCGGACTGGTCGGCGGGACAGACCAACTCGCCGGACCCGGCCGACCTCGCGGTGCAGCTGAACGGGACCGGGGCGCACGTCAGCACGCCCACCGCCGTGCACACCGACCAGAGCTTCTCGGTCGCGGCGTGGGCCCGGGCCGACAAGACCGGTGCGCCCGCGACGATCCTGTCGCAGGACGGCACGAAGGTCAGCGGCTTCGCGCTGCAGGCGACCGCCGACCGCTGGGCGTTCACCGCGATGCCCTCGGACGGCACCGCCGCGGGCGATCAGGCTCTCGGGGGCACCGTCCAGGCCGGGGTGTGGACGCACCTGGCCGGCGTCTACAGCAAGGACCGCAAGCAGCTCGACCTGTACGTCAACGGGGTGCTCGCGGGCTCGGCGGCGCACACGACCGCGTTCGACGCCACCGGCGGGTTCCAGATCGGCCGGGGCAAGCGCGCCGGAGCGAACGCCGACTTCTTCGCCGGCGCGGTCGACGACGTGTCGGTCTACAGCCGCGCGTTGTTCGCCGGTGAGGTCGCCACCATGGCGGGGCAGGACCTGAGCCTCGGCCACAACTGGACGATGGACGAAGGCAGCGGCACCACGACCGGGGACGCCGTCGGCCCCCGGCAGGCGACGCTGCGCAACGGCGCCACGTTCACCGCGGGCCGGATCGGCAACGCCGTCAAGCTCGACGGCGTCGACGACGTGGTGACCACCACCGGGGTGGACGTCCGGACCGACGGCAGCTTCACGGTGTCGGCCTGGGTGAACCTCGAAGGCACCACCTGCGACTTCGCCACCGAGACCAGCTGTTTCACCAGCGCGGTGTCGCTGGACGCCGGAGACGGCAAGCCGTTCGACAAGTTCCGGCTGGGCTACGTCGAGGACACCGCCGGGCACGACGGCAACTGGACGTTCGAGATGCCCGAACGCGACGGCACCGTCACCAAGGCGGCGGTCGCGGCCGAGCCGGGGGAGCTGTGCCGGCCGGGCGAGCAGTGCAAGTGGGTGCACCTGACCGGTGTCTACGACGTCGGGGCCCGCGCGATCTGGGTGTACGTCAACGGGAACCGCAAGGACGACGGCACCCTGCTCACCAGCTGGCCGGGCACCGGCGGCCTGCAGATCGGCGGCGGCAAGGCGATCGGCGAGCAGCCCAAGTCGTGGCGTGGTGGCGTGGACGACGTCCGGATCTACAGCGGCGCGCTGACCGCCGACCGGGTGTCGGCGCTGGTGCGGTCCTACCCGTTGCCCGGCGGCCCGGCCACGCTGCCGGTCGCCGACGCGGGGGCGTGGAAGTTCGACGAGAACACCGGCACCACCGTGGCCGACTCAAGCGGCCGGGCCAAGACCGCGACGCTGAAGGGCGGCGCCGGGTGGTTCGCCGGCCGGATCGACAGCACCGGGTGGTTCGACGGCACGAGCGGGTACGCCGAGACCGCCGGCCCGGTCGTGGACACCAAGGGCAGCTTCTCCGTCGCCGGCTGGGCGTTCCTCACCGACGGCGCCCGCAACGCGACCGTGCTGGGGCAGGACGCGAACCAGGTGAGCGCGTTCCAGGTGCGCTACGACGCGGCGACGAAGAAGTGGGCCGCCGTCGTCGCCCTCGCCGACCAGGCGAACGCGGGCTCCGTCGTGCTCGTCTCCAGCGAACAGGCGCAGCTCAACGACTGGGCGCACCTGGCGCTCGTCTACGACGTCCGGCTCGCGCAGCTGCGGCTCTACGTCAACGGGGCGCTGTCCGCGGTCCAGGTGGGGGTCACCGTCCAGGACGCCACCGGCAGGTTCGCGGTCGGCCGGGCCCGGGTGAACGGCACCACCGCGGACTACTTCCCGCGGGGCGTCGACGACGTGCGCGCCTACGGCCGGGCCCTGACGGACGGCGAGGTCCGCCGGGTCCACGACGAAGCCCCCGCGGCCGTCCACGGCTTCTGGCGGTTCGACGACGGCACCGCGCGGGACTACTCGTGGCGGCAGAACCCGACGACGCTGTCGAGCGCCGGAACGTCGTTCGCCCCCGGCGTCTTCGGCAAGGCGCTCGAACTGGACGGGGTCGGCGGGGCCGCCAGGTCCACGAACGTCGGAGTCCCCATGCGGGACAGCTTCACGGTCTCGGCCTGGGCCAAGCTGACGCGCACCGACAAGGTGGCGACCGTGCTCGCGCAGGACGGCGTCCGCCGCAGCGGGTTCGCCCTGCAGTACCGGCCCGAGGTCGACCGGTGGATGTTCGGCGCCGCCACCAGCGACACGGACACCGCACCGCTGGTCTACGCCAACTCCCTGCAGCCGCCGACGGTCGGCGCCTGGACGCACCTGAGCGGCGTCTACGACTACGCCGCCCGCCAGCTGCGGCTCTACGTCAACGGCCAGCTCGTCGGGACGAAGGACAACGTGCTGCTGTGGGTCGCGGGCGGCGGGCTCACCATCGGCCGCGGCCGGGACAAGGGCGCGACGACGGAGTACTTCCCCGGCCTGATCGACGAGGTCACGACCGACAAGGGCGTTCGCCCGGCCGACAGCATCCGGCTGGCCGGGACCTTCCAGCCACCCTCCGGCGGGCAGCTGGGCCGGTTCGTGAACGACGCCGGTGAGCGCTACACCGCCAGGTCCGCCACCGGGTCCGACGCGCCGTTCGCCGGCGCGCCGGCGGGCTTCCGGTTCGACCGCCCGCTCGGGGTGGCGCTCGGCGGCCCCGGAGCGGACACCGTGCCGCTCTACACCTGCCGGGGCCCGGCCGGGCCGTTCACCTCGGCCGAGCCGGGGTGCGAGGGACAGCCGAAGATCGGCGCCCTCGGCTGGGCCTACGCCACCCCGCCGGCGGACGTGGCGACGGTGCCGCTGCGGCGCTGCCTGGACGGGTCCGCCCGGTTCGACTCCACCGACGTCGCCTGCGAGGGTCGCGCCACGGACCGCGTGCTCGGCCACGTCGCCGCCTACACGCCGCTGACCCGGTACTTCCACGACCTGTCGGGCCAGCACTACGCCAGCAGTCTCGGTGCCCCGCCGGGCTTCCGCTACGGCCGCTCCCTCGGACTGCTGGCGACGACCGACCAGCCGGGCACCGAGCCCCTGCTGTCCTGCACGGACGCCGCGGGCCAGTTCGTGACGCAGGACCCGGGCTGCGAGGGCAAGGGGACCGGCGTCCCGGTGGGCCGCGTCTTCACCCAGCCGCCGCCGGGACTGGCCGGCAGGCCGCTCTACAAGTGCGCGGTGGCCGGCGGGATCCGCTTCACGTCCGTCGTCGCGAACTGCGAAGGCCAGACCGTGCTGGGACAGCTCGGGTACGCGCTGACCACGCTGCCCGGCCCGTCGGCACCCTGA